In one window of Pseudorasbora parva isolate DD20220531a chromosome 7, ASM2467924v1, whole genome shotgun sequence DNA:
- the il6r gene encoding interleukin-6 receptor subunit alpha, giving the protein MWTRFALVFLFGALAAIKVQSAQDDELCPRQEPHPGVLVLKLGSNVVLGCRGDVTVDDVPLASTSVKNKKYRNKQREDITFNWTAQRVHSNATQITSMKGDATIGTYHKIDSGMYTKTEWDTTVTDKPPVTRRKEQSTSRRVSRAVSRPAGREEEAFGITMGTDPDYDDYEDYDYEEEGSRVTRSIKKRTRWTLNGRHVRVGVERGGILRRPHLSWADAGNYSCYRGERLISTFKISVGVPPERPTVFCYRKFPTSKVRCDWTSSQPVMPRPECYLLLYIGLLGNITRVPCSFSRSRCWCAFAAEEGDRDLYVAKLCVSNTAGSASSPDLSFKLHDIIKPDPPTRVVVRAVEGQKQMLKVSWSYPSSWKHGFYNLHFQLRYRPRFAEQYQTVLIDDQTKRLQSCMIYDALPNTEYEVQLQAKDDYDGVWSDWSKIVFAVTWSAPETTASSESITSESFEMFPEGSGGEGPDVGSVVIAAADDDGYAVWLYVSCVFGLCFLVAFTTFTFIFFRNRLHFMSKIGKQTLPFTFLLHSPHPLPAPVGSEQLPDEGKSLMSPPKQIQQDFLSVQQEEEGIHLHNMDYFMS; this is encoded by the exons AGCCCCATCCTGGAGTTTTGGTCTTGAAGTTAGGAAGCAATGTTGTGCTTGGCTGCAGAGGGGATGTCACTGTGGACGATGTGCCGTTGGCTTCGACCAGTGTcaagaataaaaaatacagaaacaagcAGAGAGAGGACATCACTTTCAACTGGACGGCCCAAAGAGTCCATTCTAATGCTACACAAATAACCAGCATGAAGGGAGATGCTACAATTGGAACATACCACAAGATTGATTCTGGAATGTATACCAAAACTGAATGGGACACAACGGTCACTGATAAACCCCCTGTAACTAGAAGAAAGGAACAAAGCACTTCTAGACGTGTTTCGCGTGCTGTTAGTCGACCTGCTGGACGTGAAGAAGAGGCGTTTGGTATCACCATGGGGACAGATCCTGATTACGATGATTATGAGGACTATGATTATGAAGAGGAAGGGTCCAGGGTGACACGAAGCATCAAAAAGCGAACACGCTGGACTCTCAATGGGCGGCACGTCCGTGTTGGAGTGGAAAGGGGTGGGATTTTAAGACGTCCACATCTCAGCTGGGCAGATGCTGGGAATTACAGCTGCTACAGAGGAGAGAGACTCATCTCCACATTTAAAATCAGCGTAGGGG TGCCCCCAGAGAGACCCACTGTCTTTTGCTACAGGAAGTTTCCCACCAGTAAGGTCCGCTGTGATTGGACGTCCAGTCAGCCAGTAATGCCACGGCCGGAGTGTTACTTGCTACTTTATATAGG ATTGCTTGGTAACATCACACGTGTGCCTTGTTCATTCTCCCGGTCCCGCTGTTGGTGTGCTTTCGCCGCCGAGGAGGGTGACAGAGATCTCTATGTTGCAAAACTGTGTGTGTCTAACACAGCGGGCAGTGCCTCGAGCCCTGACCTTAGCTTCAAGCTGCACGACATCA TTAAGCCAGATCCCCCGACCAGAGTGGTGGTGAGGGCAGTCGAGGGCCAGAAGCAAATGCTTAAAGTATCCTGGTCTTATCCCAGTTCCTGGAAGCATGGCTTCTATAACCTGCATTTCCAGCTGAGATATCGACCACGGTTCGCAGAACAG tacCAGACAGTGTTAATAGATGACCAGACAAAAAGACTACAgtcctgtatgatttatgatGCTCTGCCTAACACTGAGTATGAAGTGCAGCTTCAGGCCAAGGATGATTATGACGGTGTCTGGAGTGACTGGAGTAAAATTGTCTTTGCAGTTACTTGGTCAG CTCCTGAGACGACGGCTTCCTCTGAGAGCATTACCTCT GAAAGCTTTGAAATGTTTCCTGAAGGTTCTGGGGGAGAAGGGCCTGATGTAG GATCAGTGGTGATAGCTGCGGCTGATGATGATGGATATGCCGTGTGGCTGTACGTGTCATGTGTTTTTGGCCTGTGTTTTCTTGTTGCCTTCACCACGTTCACATTCATTTTCTTCAG GAATAGGCTGCATTTCATGTCTAAAATAGGAAAACAGACTTTGCCCTTTACATTCCTCCTGCATTCCCCTCACCCTCTTCCTGCTCCTGTTGGCTCGGAGCAGCTTCCAGACGAGGGTAAGTCCCTGATGTCCCCTCCCAAGCAAATCCAGCAAGACTTTCTCTCTGTTCAGCAAGAGGAGGAGGGCATTCATCTGCATAACATGGATTATTTCATGTCTTAA